In the Carboxydothermus hydrogenoformans Z-2901 genome, one interval contains:
- a CDS encoding DUF4194 domain-containing protein, whose product MEELLLIKDYSPKTREEFTRAVNKLLAQNFVIRDLEEDRKDYYFIYQHEKEVRAFLELAGWELVHFAAQRIYQAAGSSDFNKLRLNLVESLVLLILRTLYEEKRRELSLAENPLVTVFDIQERFRELGIKDKPLDKKSLRECLSLFSRYRLIILPDGAQTFPETRIVLLPTLAVVLTDKDLRAYLESLKSGDAEGEADES is encoded by the coding sequence ATGGAAGAGCTTCTTTTAATCAAGGATTATTCGCCTAAAACCCGGGAAGAATTTACCCGGGCGGTAAATAAATTGCTTGCGCAAAATTTTGTGATCCGGGACCTTGAAGAGGATAGAAAAGACTATTATTTTATCTACCAGCATGAAAAAGAAGTGCGAGCTTTTTTAGAGCTTGCCGGCTGGGAACTGGTGCATTTTGCAGCCCAGAGGATTTACCAGGCGGCAGGTAGCAGTGATTTTAACAAGCTTAGGTTAAATTTAGTGGAAAGTTTAGTACTCTTAATTTTACGAACCCTTTATGAGGAAAAGCGGCGGGAGCTATCTCTTGCGGAAAATCCACTGGTGACGGTGTTTGATATTCAGGAGAGATTTCGGGAACTGGGAATTAAAGATAAACCTTTGGATAAGAAATCTCTTAGAGAATGTCTTTCCCTGTTTTCCCGTTACCGGCTGATAATCCTACCAGATGGAGCACAAACTTTTCCCGAGACGAGAATAGTCTTGCTTCCAACTCTGGCGGTGGTTCTGACCGATAAAGATTTGCGGGCGTATCTGGAGAGCTTGAAGAGCGGTGATGCGGAGGGAGAAGCCGATGAAAGTTGA
- a CDS encoding ATP-binding protein — protein MKVENFKELRGIKLINWHYFQNETIKLKGATLLTGDNGSGKSTILDAIQYVLVADQRKVRFNSSAGEEHSKRDLLGYVRCKTGADGALGKRVLRTGDVTSVICLEFFDHKKKEPFLVGVVIDAYSDDTLKEQFFIINNASINDDYFIVDQRPRNITEFRAKMGSLKNAELLAKDAYKHQLRTKLGHIHEKFFSLFVKAISFKSIKDIREFVYEYLLEPREIDLRNLLENLEQYDRFLVLAEETERKLHDLEVILEKHKQLKKDITTRNLHRYLVLRGNLADLQERYQSLIGRMEELAGEKAKLEEKLNILTKRLLEVREEKDNVNKALWENSAYRRLTEIEKEIKELQGEQKRLKTLQEKVQTFLQNEATIYKKYGFSQAEILKEMVLNLRLKDVKALLPELINFRKNLKEQTAQELYRIEAEISTKKALKQEIEEILEGLKQNKHTYPPEVGALINLLKEKFREEAKKEVEPKILAELLEVKDERWQNAVEGYLNTQRFDIILPPEDFDRALAIYERYKKERRISRVGIVNTGRVKKYLGQIEKNSLAEEVTSENPYALAYAQFLMGRVIKCEHEGQLKLYPRSITPTCMVYQNHTARQIDFKVYEIPYIGSRAIKKQIEKREQDLRELEQELDKLYREKFKLTERQEELSGARDEKDREYALLEDRLMELLKLAEIEEKIVKLSLERESIDTSGIEALEESLAKLVLEEKALEAEKDKVQGRVGMVTKELEFRAGEEKQLKMELESARREYDEFCSQNPDLVGDGEKRFEEELKGKSPGQIAQNFSSSLKGLETRINNLRADLTELRSKFNQKYAFGGSITGDDITDFLDLYRKLAESELPDYKERMERAKAQAEEEFKSHFVHKLKESIEEAKGVFRELNAALRGIKFGEDEYRFRYENAPEYKKYMELIDEVDKLTPGETSLFSGVLREKFKEVMDEMFEGFLHRDKEAGEFLNRLTDYRNYLTYDIEILHGDGTTSHYSKVYGLKSGGETQTPFYVAIVASFVQLYRIHRGDSTIRLMLFDEAFNRMDADRVESSIRFMKFYGLQPIIAVPSDKLALIAPHVETNLLVLRAGDQSFVEEFYYDGSKEGIRLGSASG, from the coding sequence ATGAAAGTTGAAAATTTTAAAGAGCTCAGGGGTATAAAGCTTATAAACTGGCATTATTTTCAAAATGAAACCATTAAACTAAAAGGGGCAACTCTTTTAACCGGGGATAACGGTTCCGGTAAATCAACCATATTGGATGCTATCCAGTATGTTCTGGTGGCGGACCAGAGGAAAGTGCGCTTTAATTCATCGGCAGGGGAAGAACATTCCAAGAGGGATTTACTGGGGTATGTGCGCTGTAAAACCGGGGCCGACGGGGCCCTGGGGAAACGGGTACTAAGAACCGGTGACGTAACTTCCGTTATCTGCCTTGAGTTTTTTGACCATAAGAAAAAGGAGCCGTTTTTGGTAGGGGTAGTAATTGATGCCTACAGCGATGATACGTTAAAAGAACAGTTTTTTATCATAAATAATGCTTCTATTAACGATGACTATTTTATCGTTGATCAGCGGCCCAGGAATATTACCGAGTTTCGCGCTAAAATGGGGTCTTTAAAAAATGCAGAGCTTTTGGCCAAAGATGCGTATAAACATCAGCTGCGGACAAAACTGGGGCACATCCATGAAAAGTTTTTCTCTTTATTTGTTAAGGCCATTTCCTTTAAATCAATTAAGGACATCCGGGAATTTGTCTATGAATATTTGTTAGAGCCCAGGGAAATCGACTTAAGAAATCTTTTAGAAAACCTGGAGCAGTATGACCGGTTTTTGGTTCTGGCCGAAGAAACCGAGAGAAAATTACACGATTTAGAAGTAATCTTAGAAAAACATAAACAGCTAAAAAAAGACATAACGACCCGGAACCTGCACCGCTACCTGGTGTTACGGGGTAATCTTGCTGATTTACAGGAGAGGTATCAAAGCCTTATTGGGAGGATGGAAGAGCTTGCCGGTGAAAAGGCAAAGCTTGAGGAAAAGCTAAACATTCTTACAAAAAGGTTGTTAGAGGTACGGGAAGAAAAGGATAATGTCAATAAAGCCCTCTGGGAAAATTCGGCATACCGGAGGTTAACGGAGATTGAGAAAGAAATTAAAGAGCTCCAAGGGGAACAAAAAAGGTTAAAAACCTTACAGGAAAAAGTTCAGACTTTTTTACAGAATGAAGCAACAATATATAAAAAATACGGTTTTAGCCAGGCAGAAATTTTAAAAGAAATGGTCTTAAATTTAAGGCTAAAAGACGTAAAAGCGCTTTTACCGGAACTTATAAACTTTCGGAAAAATTTAAAAGAACAAACGGCGCAGGAGCTATACCGGATAGAAGCCGAGATTTCTACTAAAAAGGCCTTAAAACAGGAAATCGAAGAAATTCTTGAAGGATTAAAGCAAAACAAGCATACCTATCCTCCGGAAGTAGGGGCGTTAATTAATCTTTTAAAGGAAAAGTTTCGGGAAGAAGCGAAAAAAGAAGTGGAGCCGAAAATCTTAGCGGAGTTACTTGAGGTCAAGGATGAACGCTGGCAGAATGCGGTGGAGGGATATTTAAATACCCAGAGGTTTGATATCATCCTGCCGCCGGAGGATTTTGACCGGGCCCTTGCCATTTACGAGCGGTATAAAAAGGAGCGGCGAATTTCCCGGGTGGGGATTGTCAATACCGGCCGGGTGAAAAAGTATTTAGGACAAATTGAGAAAAATTCATTGGCGGAAGAAGTTACCAGCGAGAATCCCTACGCTCTGGCATATGCCCAGTTTTTAATGGGCCGGGTAATAAAGTGCGAACACGAGGGGCAGTTAAAACTTTATCCGCGGTCGATAACCCCGACCTGCATGGTTTATCAAAACCATACTGCCCGGCAAATTGATTTTAAAGTTTACGAAATTCCCTACATCGGCAGCCGCGCTATTAAAAAGCAGATCGAGAAAAGAGAACAGGACCTCAGGGAATTAGAGCAGGAACTTGATAAGTTATACAGGGAGAAGTTTAAGCTTACCGAACGCCAGGAGGAACTCTCTGGAGCACGGGATGAAAAGGACCGGGAGTATGCTCTGTTGGAGGACCGCTTGATGGAGCTTTTGAAGCTTGCGGAAATCGAAGAAAAAATAGTAAAACTTTCCCTGGAAAGGGAAAGTATCGATACTTCTGGAATTGAAGCTCTGGAAGAAAGCCTTGCCAAACTTGTGCTGGAAGAAAAAGCTCTGGAAGCAGAGAAAGATAAAGTTCAGGGACGGGTGGGAATGGTTACAAAAGAACTTGAATTTAGAGCAGGGGAAGAAAAACAGCTTAAGATGGAACTTGAATCTGCCCGGAGGGAGTACGATGAGTTTTGTTCCCAAAATCCCGATTTGGTGGGTGATGGGGAAAAACGTTTTGAGGAAGAATTAAAAGGAAAAAGCCCAGGACAAATTGCCCAGAATTTCTCAAGCAGTTTAAAAGGTCTTGAGACCAGGATTAATAATCTTCGGGCGGATTTAACGGAGCTAAGAAGTAAATTTAACCAGAAGTATGCTTTTGGCGGCAGCATAACCGGGGATGATATTACCGATTTTCTTGATTTATACAGAAAACTTGCCGAAAGTGAGCTTCCGGATTATAAAGAGCGGATGGAGCGGGCGAAAGCCCAGGCGGAGGAAGAGTTTAAATCCCATTTTGTGCATAAGTTAAAAGAAAGCATTGAAGAAGCTAAAGGGGTATTCCGGGAGTTAAATGCTGCTTTGCGGGGCATAAAATTTGGAGAGGATGAATACCGGTTCAGGTACGAAAATGCTCCGGAGTATAAAAAATACATGGAGCTTATCGATGAAGTGGATAAGTTAACTCCCGGGGAGACAAGCCTTTTTAGCGGGGTACTCCGGGAAAAGTTTAAAGAAGTAATGGACGAAATGTTTGAAGGGTTTTTACACCGGGATAAAGAGGCCGGGGAGTTTTTAAACCGCTTAACCGACTACCGGAACTACTTAACCTATGATATTGAGATTCTCCACGGTGATGGAACCACTTCTCATTACTCCAAAGTCTACGGTTTAAAGTCCGGCGGAGAAACGCAGACGCCTTTTTATGTGGCAATTGTGGCGTCTTTTGTCCAGCTTTACCGGATACACCGGGGGGACAGCACTATAAGGCTGATGCTTTTTGATGAAGCTTTTAACCGGATGGATGCCGACAGGGTGGAGTCAAGCATAAGGTTTATGAAATTTTACGGTCTGCAGCCTATTATAGCCGTGCCATCGGATAAGCTTGCTCTGATTGCTCCTCATGTGGAAACCAATTTATTGGTACTACGCGCCGGTGACCAAAGTTTTGTGGAGGAATTTTATTATGATGGCTCCAAGGAAGGGATAAGGCTTGGAAGCGCCAGCGGTTAA